A window of Dermacentor andersoni chromosome 4, qqDerAnde1_hic_scaffold, whole genome shotgun sequence genomic DNA:
tttgttttaattCCAAACACTAGAAACCGCCTGATTCTTAggcaatcccccatagtgggtatgcgccaggGTTAGAAAACAAGACATGACAAGAAGGATAGAGTAGCATTGGGTCAGAATAGTTGTGCTTTGGGGCGGCTGAGATTTGGGTGGGTCGTGTATCGCTTGGAACGAGTTCAAGGCGCCGGGCCCCCATTATATTTTCGTGGAAGCGGTCATGTTAAACCGCACCAAGGCGTCCTCTTTCCCCATGCCTTCGCTCGCATATAGCTGCCGCATTCTAAGCCGGCGCCATCATCGGCCCCTCGACTGGGCCACCCCATTTCCGCGAACGACGCCACCGTCGCTTCCATCTCAGGCTTCAGATTCTGGTACGACACCTGCAAACATTCACCATGTAACTTCTGATTCTATCATCCCTTGGAGAAATCTCCATGACTGTGACTGCTTTCGGAAAAAGTGTAAGTGTCCCACCCATTGTGGTGCAAAACCTTTGCGCACCCTTAATTTTGGGCTGCAACTGGTGCTCAACACTGGGCGTGAGCATGAACTTTAACCACGCCAGGTATATAATTGCTCCCTCACGATCCGGCACTTGACCTGGCAGTCAACACAGTCGCAAATAAGATGCTGTCCTCGTGCGCGCGCTCTATATTTGAGTTCGCCAGCCATGCGGTCGCAGGAGCTCTCTCCTTTCTCAGCAATGGCACTTCGTCGTTGCGCAAGCATTTCTCTTGCTTTCGTACGAGAGTACAAGCCTTCTCAACATGGATATGTGCACTAACGACAGCGCTTCTACCGAAGCCGCACAAAAATGAACATGTTCGCCCACCGCAACTGTTTTATCTCCTGTGCTGGCAATATCTACAGTAACCATACGCTTGTCTTCTGCTGCGTGGGTACCCGTTCGTTGCCACATGGACGTATGCTTACATGCGGATGTCTTCGTTGACTGCACTATCTGCTCGGGACCGCGCAATGAGTTTGCCATCCCACGCTCTTTACTGCGCTCCTCTTCTGCATTTGCTGTCCTGGCGTTCAACCTATCAGACAGCCCACTGCGCGTGCACTCTGGAACTGTGTTGGCGTCCGGGGCTGCCCTTTAGCCCTGCTCCGTCCTCACAACAGTGCAACACTGTACTTCTCCAGAGAGTGGCgatgacttcgtcgtcttcaatgcgTTCCATTTCGGCCCAAACCTAACGTCATCCGATAAGTCAGATACTCAAGCATTGCTGGTGAAATTTCAAAGGTGCTTGGCGTTATCACCGAGCGAACGTGGCTGCACTACTCGTGTTCGTCACAAAATAAACACTGGCTTCCATGCACTCGTTCGGCACAACCCCCGTCGTGTTTCTCCTGCTCAAGTGGAAGATATATTACACTTTGGCATCATATCTCGCTCCTTTAGTCCTTGGTCATCCCCCCTATAGTTCTCGTGAGAAAGACGGATGGCCCTGCGCAATTTCGCGTAGAATATCGCCGCCTCAACAGCATTCTCGAACCGGTTGTATACCCTCTTCCTTGCCTCGACGACGCCTTAGATCGGCTTCAGGGGGTCAGATATTTCACTACACTCGATCGCCTCTCCGGCTAATGGCAGGTCGGGCTCGACGAGAACGACCacctgacctaacgagctggacGCACATGCCTTTGCATCGGCCGCTCTTCGACTTCATCCAAGCAACAGACCTACGTCCTTTTTATTCAATATATGCCGTAGGGTATACTGGTGCCAAATAAACAGACCGTCACTAGCTCATTCGTGCCCCTTGTCCCTTCCCTCGAAAGCTTGGAAATGCGCATAATGTTGCCATAGCGACAGCGTAATCGCAGCTACGGGCGCAGGAACAAGCTATGAAAAAAAACTCGCGTGAAAAGCAAAGCCAGGTAACATCTCATGTGTTAACGATGGCACGAAGGTTACGCTTTGATGGCCTGTTGTAATTTTCTCCTTTATCTTTTCTGTTCCTCGAGCAGGAGTAACCGCCGCGACAGCACAGTGGCtgtagcgttgcgctgctgagctcttGGTCGCGGGTGCGATCCCAGTCGTGGCAACCGCATTTAGAGAGGAAGGgaaatgagcaaaaaaaaaagagtaaatcACCGCCCCTTCTAGTCCGTGAAGATGATCGAACAGTGAaactgtgttagttacaccgagcgTTACACAGGGTGTTCTATTTTGCTTGCGCGTGAAGTACAGCTCTACTCCTCCAGTGGGTCTATCTGAGTTGCATGTTAGCACTAGTGCAGTGAATTCATTCACTTGCGACATGTTGGCATCGCACGTGTCCGTGAAACAGATGACATCGACTTTCTAAGAATGTCATCGTGAATCATGTCAGGAGCGTGCTTGTTTAGAGAACGGACGTTTAGCAATGTCAATGTAACTTCACTACGATTCACTGTAAGACCTTCTAGGCAAGCCTCTGTCAGTCTTCACAGGGTGTTTGCGAAGTCTAATGGATTCATCTGCCAGCTGCCGGTCAACATTCTCCTTCCGTGGTAGAATCGGTAAGCCCCTTTGATGTTGGTCAAGTACAACCGGTTGATGTCGGCGCATCGGCTGAGCGCCGCATCGACAAGGTTCTGCTGGTAAGAAAtgtatggctcatacccccttaagcactAGTTGATACTACCGTAAACGCGGcgtccccattacgacgacaaaagcgaagtgaaattctacgctggactAACGAGCGGCAACCTAGCCAGCTGGGGAAGACGACCACGACAACGAACGCGGAAGCAGTGGCACCAGCGCGTTCGCGCGTTAGCACCACGTAGCGCCaacaagccagctgtggaagaagacgacgacgctggagccattgctgatgatgacagctttagcgaagtccgacaacgacggcacatggtccgcataaacagcttcgctgtaaaaggcggtGCATCCATTCTTTAAAGATGATGGACGACTTTAAGGCTATTACCAATGTACGGTATATTGTGCTTAGTGCGTAATTGTTATAACCACTCCACACTTTAAAGCCTTTGGTACTTAGGGTATCataaataattaagtaaataaatattaCTCCCGCCTACGACTCGTCTGATAATAAGATTGTCGTTatggcataattttttttttgacctGGATTGCGCGGCTCATCTTTTAAGGTATTCACACACGTTGATGATGTTGATAGGCCAATGTCGTGCGACTTTCTTGAggttgacagagagagagagagagagagaataaacatttttattcggtgaatgcagctttggagaggcgtcctcattccagaataccttgagctcgggccgcgtcctgggccctcgcaatcagccgttgctgatcctcgaggtcggagctggccaaggctctttccaaagctcgttagtggggtaagggtttggaggatttaatggtgccgctctgcaaccccctactatgtgcctgagggacccgggctctgcgcagaagcggcattgcggagagaattgtgtaggggctatcaggtgatttctggttgggtgggggaatgtattaacctgtagagctcggaggaatcgctcctgctctctaggtagtgacttgtgtgggggtgcatatgttctgcgggttagcttgtagtgttgtgtgatgtcttggtacgagactaaagggtgcatgcgctcgggttcagactcctcggcgtcggctcggtgggtctgatctcgagccacgtggttggcgacctcgttgccaggaatgccttgatgagctggcgcccagatgatcatgactgatctcgttggcggcttttgattgatgatccggagcgtagtggtatgaattctgccgctagcaaagttgcggcgcgcctgttgggagtcggtcactatgacttcaaccactgtttgggagagcgcgagggctatggccgcttcctcggcttggaggggattgttttgTGCGAGCGAAATGCTGCtgcgatgttctttgttgacgactacggtggctgttctGGCCGCGTGTCTGGGCTAAGAAGCAGCATCCGTGTAGGCTGtggagggtaaagtcccgtatcgcttgtgtatggccagggcgcgtgcctcccttcgctctgcgttgtgcactgggtgcatattgcgaggtagaggacgtacggtgatgttgctccggatagcatggggtaagctcacagtctgaggcggcggacggctcagaggggcagagagccccaggcgtaagagaatggacctccctgttTCCGTTACCGCCAGCCTtcttcgctgactggataaatgtgcctcgatcagctcctcggccgtgttgtgcacacctagtcgtactaggcgttctgtggacgtactgatcggcaggcccatcgcctgcttatatgcctttttgatcattgtgttgattttcctgagttccgtcgcgttgagtagtgcgtatggaatagcgtaagttattctaGACACGACGAaagcttggacaagccgaagcgtgtccgcctcccccatgcctcttgtcttggttgttattcgccggatcatgtgggtaacttgggctgttgtattcttaagcttttgaattaatattgtattggtgcgatccgactggaaaccATTCCCagtatctttacgctctgagacggaacgatggtgtgtccctccagttgtatgttgatagtgggcgagtcggatctGTGCTTCTctcgcggtgagaccaggagtagctccgacttttggggggcgcagctgagcccgcatgacttagcatagtcgctcaccacgtctgcagcttcctgcaagcagttctccatttccccgatggaccaCACTATAGGAATAACAGTCTTGGAAATTGCACCGCAACGCCACACCTATATTTTTGGGACGGCGCGGTGGGTTGTGCTCGGATAAAAAGTTACAGAGGCACTTCAGTTTCCTTACGtgcattgaatgcgaaagcattcttgCCTTGTCGACTATATCGACGTCCATGTCCCTTGACTATGTCGCATGACGTGATCACTTGGTCACGTTCTCGAATTAAGCAAAGTCAGTTTTAAGGGTGGGTCAAAGCAATTTTGGGATTGGGCTAGGTCAGTTTTGAACGTAAGTCATACAATTTTCGAATTGGGAAAAGTACATTTTGGGGATGGGCCACCCAAACTTTGGGGATGATCAATTCAATTTTAGCAagtgggccaggtcggttttgaacgtTGGTCAACTCAAATTTCGAATTGCGCAAAGTTaattttgggggtgggtcaaGTAAATTTTGAGAGTAggccaggtcggttttgaacgtgggcgaactcaattttcgaattgggcaaatCCAATTTTTTGGGCGTGAGCCACGGCGTCCGTCCGACGACGTGGCTCACCGTGAGATCACCGTGAGACGACGTGGCTCACCGTGAGGCCCGAACGTGACGTCATCGAACGggccgggaacgtgacgtcatcacttagTCACTTTGGTCTTGGTACCATCGTATGTTAACGCTGGACGCTtcccggattttccgcttcatggggcatataatgctgtcgcattaatACACTTCAACTCGTACAACACCTGGCAGGCAACTGCGGCGCCATTCACCCATGAAGGTTTTCTCAATCGAGATATTTTATAGAGGGTTTAAATTAGCAGCACGTTTTTAGTGACAGCAATGGTGATAACTGTGAAGTGCGTGAAGCAAACGTACCTTTCTTTCTATATCTTTTTTGCTATCAGTTTCTGTTTCCACTATGAAGGTAACGACATATATAGTATCGCGCAAGAACAAATAAGAACGGCGCACAGGTGGAGAGTCAAGCCAGTCTATACAGCACAACTGCTTACGTGCATTCCCACTCACTGAGATTCTGGCCCTATCATGCCCCCCTCCACCTGCGTTTCCCCCTACCCCTATATAGAGCATAGCTTGCAGGCGCATCTACCAATCTCTACCCCTTACTCTGTTAGTATTGTGCAGTGCCAATACCATGCCGTTAACAATATATTTCTTTAGTGGGCCTACTTGTGCTCCAAAAAACTAGGGGATACTCAAATCACACTGATGGTTTGAGCACGGTCAACGTAGGCCTTCGAAATCTGGAATGACAGGTCAAGTCCGTCTGCTATTTACGCCTGTATGTAATCCCGTACATTCTAGAGTGCTCGCTGGTGGTGGCCTATATTCAAGAATGTGCAACACTATTCTGGGCGCGCACGCAGTCTCTTTCGTCAAACTCTTTACTACAGAATGAGTGACAAAACTCAATAAGGGCGGGATACAGTAGGCGCGTATGGCGCCAAGCAACAGCTTGATGGCGGTGATAATCATGTGTAAAAACATTCACCAGCAGAGAGCAAAAGAATACACGCATGACAGTATTGAAGGTCTGTCTGTGCATGCAGGTTACCACAGCCGGACAACGTCCTGGACTACGCCCTGTTCGTGTCGCCAGTGTGTCCCGAACTCGGACCAGCAGAACTGCTCGCCGACGCCGTCAGGTGCGCCGACATTCAGCTGGACAGCGTCACCTGGCATTCGATAGCGCCCTCTCGTTGCCGACATACTGTTAACCACCTGCGAGCGTGGAACGAACTTCTCTGGGAGATACGCGTAGAGCTCCTGGAGACTAGTCCAGGGATACTCGCGCTTTGTTCGAATCCACCCACCACGTGGTGCAAGGATGACGGTGACGTCGTCCCGGACAAAGGCGACGTGGGCTTCCGCGCTCAGCGCTACAGGAGTGCCGTGCTTCTCTTCCATTGGCTCCTGCTGAACAACTACTGCGTGAGAACCGTGGAGCTTGACGCCTGCCTCTTGCGTCACCACCACGTGCTGTTTTTCGACACCCTAGAACAGGCACCGTGGTTGCAGCGGCTGAGCTTGGGTTCTTACAAACTCGACGATGCGTCTACTGTAGGACTGACGCAAGTCCTCCCTAGACTGGTGCGACTTCGGGAACTTGAGTTGTACGATCTGTCCATGTGGGGACAGGTCAACGAATGCTGTGCTTTTGAGCGTGCCACGCGCTATCTGCTTAAAAAGACGGCATCGCTAAAGCGCCTACGCCTGACGAGGATCCTTTTCACATTAATTAACGCCACGCGTATCGTGAAAGGGCTCGAGAAGAACTCGACTCTTGAGGGTTTGCACATAGATTGGAATATTATTGAGCAACATGGCTCGCGTTTTGCCGATTACCTCGCTGGGAACGTCACTCTTCGAGAGCTCACGATAGAGGACTGGAGCTACTCGTTGCCTAATATGGGCACCGTGTTCAAAGCGTTGGAAACAAACCGAAACATAGTCCGAATAGTCGGTGATGGTATCTACATGAACATGGAAGACATTCGGGCTTTGAGCAATGCACTCTTGGTCAACGACGTTGTCGAGAGCATTGACCTAACCAAGTGCCGCTGGTGCACCGAACACCAACAAGGGGCCAAAGTCGCCGAAAGCATGTTAGAGCATGGTGCGACCTGTCACCCGTTCGCGAATTTTCTAACTCATAACAAGTCTCTCCATTTCCTGGGACTTCCTGAAGATATGCTGACCAGTGAGTGGGCACAATGTTTCTTAGAGGCCCTTGGTCGCTCCCACCCGTGCTTGAGGGTCGACGCTGGTTACGTAAACCAAGACAGACTCTGTGACCTACTCCCTCTTGCCAAGTCAAACGGATGCCTTGGCAAGTTTACCTTCCGAACGACCATTGACAACGTGATATCCGTGATCACACTCAATGAGGTACAATGCCTGAAAGGGGTAATCTGTCCCGGACCTTCGGAAGCAGGACTTGGGCGTGCGAACTCCTCAAAGCCGAGGAATCCCGTTCGAGCAAGATGCCCGCGCA
This region includes:
- the LOC126530605 gene encoding uncharacterized protein, producing the protein MAESGPAPDGEPSMEEGAAGSDCGLPQPDNVLDYALFVSPVCPELGPAELLADAVRCADIQLDSVTWHSIAPSRCRHTVNHLRAWNELLWEIRVELLETSPGILALCSNPPTTWCKDDGDVVPDKGDVGFRAQRYRSAVLLFHWLLLNNYCVRTVELDACLLRHHHVLFFDTLEQAPWLQRLSLGSYKLDDASTVGLTQVLPRLVRLRELELYDLSMWGQVNECCAFERATRYLLKKTASLKRLRLTRILFTLINATRIVKGLEKNSTLEGLHIDWNIIEQHGSRFADYLAGNVTLRELTIEDWSYSLPNMGTVFKALETNRNIVRIVGDGIYMNMEDIRALSNALLVNDVVESIDLTKCRWCTEHQQGAKVAESMLEHGATCHPFANFLTHNKSLHFLGLPEDMLTSEWAQCFLEALGRSHPCLRVDAGYVNQDRLCDLLPLAKSNGCLGKFTFRTTIDNVISVITLNEVQCLKGVICPGPSEAGLGRANSSKPRNPVRARCPRNSKRHSSGHSRHVTDNPPLLITDMRRATDALEEMISLLVMSKNLTSLHINFFRDVSEDATQLLADFLNHTRTLTDLAIVLDCKPEAARIIFDGLNHNRSLSTLSVQTSHAQCFKDLPDKLAFLILCSGHMTRLEFPLLGPSQTTQVYWKLPRRVMEAVPLVVSPTDGLAVCQQQIKLIFNKVRTDAMLEREATTFVMGTSRTTAAAEAFQRHGGSPELLARVRETGLLRGELAQAKIKAARERLALDFFVLTGVVREHVVCLKSATGATQIDQVLNARVLINIVRHLMVSDVVR